TATCTAATTAAATAGAAAGAGCTGCAGTAAAGAATTAAACCAAATGTGATGGTCAAATGACACCTGAAATATTCTTTAGTGAGTTTCTGCAGGGCAAACTGCATGTGGCGGCACACAGAAATCAAAGCACAAATCTAATATCCACCTCTGAGCTCAGGTTCATGAGGTGTCACTCAGCCTGGAAAAAGTACATTGGCAAAATGTCCCACTGCAGCTTAATATTCTGCAGAGAAAGGAAATAATAGCCTTATCTGCGCGCCGCAAAATCTGAAAGCTCTGACACCTAGTCACCTTTTTATTAAATCCTTCAGGTTTATATATGCTCTTCTCTTTCAATTAATTTCAAGTATTTACCAAAATGCATCTCAATAGCCTTGCCATTCGGTACACCTTGACAACCTAATGAACACCGTTAAGAGCTGCAGTAAAATAAGGGTTGCAGCTCATTAGGTTGTGCAACTGTACTTAAGTTTGGTTAGTCTATGTATACAGTGTTCTATTTTTTTGAACACATATTTTGCATGCATCCTGCCTGAGAGTTGCTAGTATGACTTTGACTACTTCTGTTTAGTGCAAGAAGCCAAGCAGGAGGAGCTGAAGATGAAAGCAGACCTGCAGCCGCCTCGCTCAGCAAAAAAAGGCAGAGCGTCAGCCAGCTCCACTCCTCAAACAGGCAGCGACAAGAAGGAGAGGAGAGGGAAGCACAAAGGTCAGCCCAATGACAACCCGTCAGTCAGACACAGACACAATTTAAGATGAACGATTCACAAGCTTCTTGGATTGACAGACAGGGCCAAAGACCAAACAAGAGACAAATctaacagaacaaaaaaaaaaaaaaaaaaatacacagtggGAAACTTCAACTTCAATAAATAAACTATTTGAAAGTCCAGTTAAAGACTTGGAGTTTTTAAACTCTCAATGCAAATTAATCAAATTAATTCAAATGAAATAACTTAATGCAGCCTTGACAAATTCCCACAGTCATTAGAGTCATATCATTCAGTATTacattagaaaaataaaatgtaagttGTGTCTCATGACTACCAAGTCAAGTTTTTCATTTTACAAGCAGGTCCTAAATCTGGTGACTCAATTCTGGAGGTACGCATGCTCATTTTTCTCCGAGCAATGCAACAGCTGTATTCAGGTGCACTCTGTCATTTGTTTGTGGCTCAGCAGGGATGGACAGCCTGGCCTGCCAGTCAGAGGACGGCCAAATCCAAATTCTAACAGTGGGTCACCCCTTGGCAGAGGATGGCGAGAGCGAGCCGGTCATGAGCTGCACTCCGTCACAGAGCAAGCAGGACCTACGGGTGACCATGCTAAAAAAAGGTGCAGTTTATTTTGGTTTAGCGTCTACATTACCAAAGCCTCATTTCCAATCAAGTTGCTGAACCTATTTTGAAAATTGGCATCCATTAAcactttattaatttttttgttgtgATCTGTGAAGGCATATCAAGCAGTATGAATTTTGATGAGGAAGAAGATGATGACGATGAAATTAGCTCAACTTCCTCACAGCTCAATAACAACACAAGACCAGGCTCGGCCACCAGTAAAAAGTCTTGCAAGGTAAAAGTATGCTTTAAGATCATAGTGTATTATCCGTAGCCTTATTTGATGTTGTTACTGTTTTCTTTTACTCGCCAAAAGTCTGTTCACTTTTGGATAAATATTTCATTACAAAtacaatgtttttgtttggaGGATCTCACAGGCAGTTCTACTCAACATCTGGTGGACTTGTAAGCAACTCATCTTGTGataaattcaaattaaaaatgttttgaacGACCCAATTTATGAGACATGAGCTGTCACATGGCCAATTTGTATGTCTTAAATTGCGGGCACGAGATGGGGGCAACAAATGTCACAACAACCAGGAGTGCTTGCCTCAAGTTGTTTAATGCCAGTCTCAGttgaaagacattttttttaatccaaccaTACCAACTTTCACCTTTCATTTTTTCACTTCTACAGGAGGTTGCATCAGCACCAACTCCACCGGTCAATGAACCGGCCATTGATGTGGAAGACCTTGAAGAGTTTTCATTGCGACCTGCACCGCAGGGGGTCCGAGTCAAGTGTAGAATCACCAGGGATAAGAAAGGCATGGACAGAGGCATGTATCCCACCTATTACCTGCACTTGGAACGAGAAGATGGCAAGAAGGTGAGGATGACGTAGACTGGGCAGTGTTAAAgtattataaaataaacaaaaaagaaatcgaaTGAATTACTGTACTTTGTTTTGTCTCAGGTGTTTCTGTTAGCGGGCCGGAAGAGAAAAAAGAGTAAAACCTCCAATTACCTCATCTCCATTGATCCCACTGATCTGTCCCGAGGTGGAGAAAGCTTCATTGGGAAATTGAGGTAAATCTGGTGTGTTGTTAAATCATGTATCTTTATATTTAGGTTTCTATGGCCTGGGCACTGAATCATTGTGAAACTGGGTTTAACGGTACCGGTACTAAAAGTCTGATTATACTAAATGTAGGTTAAGATATCAACTCCCATTTCATTTAACAATTCGAAtgtgattattatattatttcctCCTACAAGAGATACTTTTTTCAATAAAGCTGTGCAGGTTATAGGCCGCATGATTGGTGGAAAAAGTTTTGGAATTATTTCTTGTGGTCGCattatttttgttaaaaaacagGGGTGTATAGATATTTTTCATCCACTGTTCTGAAAATTATGGAAACCTATGTACAAGTTAAAAACCTTAAAACATAGGAGTGATCCCAGCTGTGTGGCGTCTAAGCAACATCACGATGTCACAGGAAGTGTTATGATGTATTAAAGCCTTGTTCTGTATAGTCTGTAAGGTCCTCCAAAGGTCAAGACAAACACATTGTCCGCATCGACTGTCAGTCCTAGCCCAACCCTTTGTCGTATACATATTAGTGCTACAAAGTCCGGCCTCTTTGGATCTGAACAGTGTTGGGAAAGTTTATTTTCTACGTGAAATACTTCAAAGTTCAGTTCACAAATTGTAAAATGACCTTGTTCAGTTCATAATTGCATTGTTTTTAAACTAAGTTCTATTgttccaaaaatgaaaagttcATAATTCTTTTCTTCCCCCTAATGGCATATTggcattttctcattgttttcacccatTCCATTCCCTCTAGTATCCAGGTGCTGCTATCACCTCACAATCTCAAATACAAGACAAAATTGCTTGAactgtctttttcttttaatgaatTGAACAAAAAACATGACTGTGGTCCAGAATGTGTAAACACAATCTGCTGTAGGTGCCAGACTGAGGTAGGAAACAAAGGATGTACAAATGAAGTATTCAATGTGCAAAACATTTAAAGTAATATTGTATTTGCTTTAActaacatttcattttttgtgaaTGTATTATTTCTTAACTTGTTTGCTTGTCGTGCGACATATGAGTTTGCATTGACCGAAGCATTATCACGCTTTGTTCGCTCCTCCATGCACAGGTCACATTTAGTTTTTGGCTGGGTTGCCAAATCGCCTATTTGAGCCTTGTTTACAGTATGTTTAGcggggttttattttgaagtcttaGAAAAGAAAACCTGGCACCCTTGAACACAAATGAACTGCCGTTCAAAACTGTTCATTGAGCCAAGAATGAGCGCGTTCACAAAAATATTCACAAAGCAAAAATGTACTATGTTCATTTCACGTTCATCCAAAATATGAACAAGTTCAACCTTTCGTTCATTGAACGCATTCCGGGACAACAGTGGATCTGAAATGATTTGCGTCACAGTTTGAACTTCTTCTCTGTGCTACATGGCAAAACGTCTTTAACTCAGCCTCTCAAGGCCTGCTCCCATTTAAGCAATGAGTCAGGTAGCAACTTGAGCATGCTGTTGACTGTTGTGAAGTAGTGAAACTCCTTGTCTTCTTTTTGTCTCCCTTAGCCATTGTTTTCTGTCCACTTCTCTGTCGGCAGCAGGTCATTCATCACTTCGAGCTCACCCAAACCTGTGCCTTGGGTGGAAGCTCTTCCCTCGGACATGATGATTTTCCCAGAGCTGCGAGCAAGATGGCTACTTAGTagtcatttgcatttttttaatcttcGGAATTCCCCGAGCTTTTCTAAGATCCATCAAGATCCATCCACCCTCTGGTAGTAATGAAAAAATCTAAATCAGTGCTTGTGTCAGAACAGTTATCATCAAAGCCTTCTTACAAATTCATGTCAACCCTCACCTCGTCCTTTGATCCGGTTCCGGATGCTCCTCTGCCTCTTGTGCACTACAACGTACGTCTTCCATGGAAGCTTGCTCCCCCTCAGTCATATCAGTCTCCGTAATGCTTTGTGCCAGCCGATGGACACAATTAGCCATTGATGAGACGTTGCCCTGCAAATCATTCTCTCCCTTTTCTTCTACCGATTCATCTCTTGACTTAGTTTCCGAAGGACAGGGAAGAGAATTTTCTTCGACATCCAAGTCAGTGCCGCTGTCCGAGCTGTTATCTTCAACTCCATGCCACCACTGGAAATATTTTTCTCCTTTTGTTTCAGACAAGTGTCCAGCCTTTTCTGTCAGACACAGCCCCGAAGTTCCAGGCACAGCGGTTTTCTTTGCTTCCTGCTCACTGAGGTCTTGGCTCTCTTTGGTCCCTTCTCCTTCCTCAGCCAGATCAGCACAGCTTGCGAGTTCATGGACACTTTTAAGCGATTCAATATCTTCTGAATCTATTTCATCTCTTAACCTTTCCTCGGATCTAACAAGTAGAAGTtcttcatcattatctagatccaAACTGCTGTCAGACGTGTATTCAAACTCGTGCCACCACCAGGAACGTTTCCTAATTCTTGTTTCCTCTTCCTGTTCAGCATCATCCCTTGAATAATTTCTCGATGGTCCTGGCTgaggttcttcttcttcttcttcttcttcttcctgatTGACTTCCATCTGAACCTCATCTGcaaaatcatcatcatcctcattttCTTCATTCTCTTCAATTATATGATTAAAATGATCAGCGTGATTTTCAATGTGGACATTAACAATGTTTTCATTGACAAAGCCAATTTGGTTTTGTCTGAAGACCCTCATATGATGATTTATGATAAAATGCAAGAGGAAGATAAATTCCATGTCATTATTGTCTCCATTCGGTGGTTGATCTTCTGTAGGAATGTGAATATGGTGGCCTGTAAGACAACGAAAGCTTGTCGGTGACAACGTATACCAAatggaaatacaaatcatgttgATCGGGTACTTACGATTCGGACCATTATGGTCTCCATCTCCTTGTCCATCCATTTGGCTGAAATAACCAAAAATTGTAAGCATTTATTGAGTAATACATTTACATTATGCTTTTGATGGTCTCTTAACAGATTTGAAGACTAATTACAAATATGTATAACGCCTTTGAAGACTTAAAATACATGTTTTTATTC
This genomic window from Syngnathus scovelli strain Florida chromosome 4, RoL_Ssco_1.2, whole genome shotgun sequence contains:
- the LOC125967564 gene encoding uncharacterized protein isoform X1: MLTIFGYFSQMDGQGDGDHNGPNRKYPINMICISIWYTLSPTSFRCLTGHHIHIPTEDQPPNGDNNDMEFIFLLHFIINHHMRVFRQNQIGFVNENIVNVHIENHADHFNHIIEENEENEDDDDFADEVQMEVNQEEEEEEEEEPQPGPSRNYSRDDAEQEEETRIRKRSWWWHEFEYTSDSSLDLDNDEELLLVRSEERLRDEIDSEDIESLKSVHELASCADLAEEGEGTKESQDLSEQEAKKTAVPGTSGLCLTEKAGHLSETKGEKYFQWWHGVEDNSSDSGTDLDVEENSLPCPSETKSRDESVEEKGENDLQGNVSSMANCVHRLAQSITETDMTEGEQASMEDVRCSAQEAEEHPEPDQRTRGWMDLDGS
- the LOC125967564 gene encoding uncharacterized protein isoform X2 — encoded protein: MDGQGDGDHNGPNRKYPINMICISIWYTLSPTSFRCLTGHHIHIPTEDQPPNGDNNDMEFIFLLHFIINHHMRVFRQNQIGFVNENIVNVHIENHADHFNHIIEENEENEDDDDFADEVQMEVNQEEEEEEEEEPQPGPSRNYSRDDAEQEEETRIRKRSWWWHEFEYTSDSSLDLDNDEELLLVRSEERLRDEIDSEDIESLKSVHELASCADLAEEGEGTKESQDLSEQEAKKTAVPGTSGLCLTEKAGHLSETKGEKYFQWWHGVEDNSSDSGTDLDVEENSLPCPSETKSRDESVEEKGENDLQGNVSSMANCVHRLAQSITETDMTEGEQASMEDVRCSAQEAEEHPEPDQRTRGWMDLDGS
- the LOC125967564 gene encoding cyclic nucleotide-gated channel beta-1-like isoform X4 — translated: MDGQGDGDHNGPNRHHIHIPTEDQPPNGDNNDMEFIFLLHFIINHHMRVFRQNQIGFVNENIVNVHIENHADHFNHIIEENEENEDDDDFADEVQMEVNQEEEEEEEEEPQPGPSRNYSRDDAEQEEETRIRKRSWWWHEFEYTSDSSLDLDNDEELLLVRSEERLRDEIDSEDIESLKSVHELASCADLAEEGEGTKESQDLSEQEAKKTAVPGTSGLCLTEKAGHLSETKGEKYFQWWHGVEDNSSDSGTDLDVEENSLPCPSETKSRDESVEEKGENDLQGNVSSMANCVHRLAQSITETDMTEGEQASMEDVRCSAQEAEEHPEPDQRTRGWMDLDGS
- the LOC125967564 gene encoding cyclic nucleotide-gated channel beta-1-like isoform X3, translating into MLTIFGYFSQMDGQGDGDHNGPNRHHIHIPTEDQPPNGDNNDMEFIFLLHFIINHHMRVFRQNQIGFVNENIVNVHIENHADHFNHIIEENEENEDDDDFADEVQMEVNQEEEEEEEEEPQPGPSRNYSRDDAEQEEETRIRKRSWWWHEFEYTSDSSLDLDNDEELLLVRSEERLRDEIDSEDIESLKSVHELASCADLAEEGEGTKESQDLSEQEAKKTAVPGTSGLCLTEKAGHLSETKGEKYFQWWHGVEDNSSDSGTDLDVEENSLPCPSETKSRDESVEEKGENDLQGNVSSMANCVHRLAQSITETDMTEGEQASMEDVRCSAQEAEEHPEPDQRTRGWMDLDGS